The Primulina tabacum isolate GXHZ01 chromosome 16, ASM2559414v2, whole genome shotgun sequence genome window below encodes:
- the LOC142528479 gene encoding uncharacterized protein LOC142528479, with translation MAAYEILMGRKPNLKYFHIFGCVGYVLNDRDHLAKLDSKSDKCLFLGYSMNSKAYRVYNLRTRTTMESINVVFDNCADLTGKSKDDDTEGLRETNTGVETGVKSSTATPSTTPSQDPTESVENEEVEDAVILNDGKDIPSKIQKNHPSSQIIGEVHEDVQTRKKDKVDYRKMIGLVCISSTYSQVSHSCFVSLIEPKNITEALKDEFWVNAMHEELEQFVRNDVWDLVPSLPNTNVIGTKWIFKNKTDESGNIC, from the coding sequence ATGGCCGCCTATGAAATTTTGATGGGAAGAAAACCAAACCTTAAATACTTTCATATCTTTGGTTGTGTTGGCTATGTATTGAATGATCGAGATCATCTTGCTAAACTTGACTCCAAAAGCGATAAATGTctttttcttggatattctatGAATAGTAAAGCTTATCGTGTCTACAATTTGAGAACTAGAACAACGATGGAGTCAATCAATGTGGTATTTGATAATTGTGCTGATTTGACAGGGAAATCAAAAGACGATGATACTGAAGGACTGCGGGAAACTAATACTGGTGTTGAGACTGGTGTTAAGTCAAGTACGGCAACACCAAGCACAACACCATCTCAGGATCCTACAGAATCTGTGGAAAATGAAGAAGTTGAGGATGCAGTGATACTGAATGATGGGAAAGATATTCCTAGTAAAATTCAAAAGAATCACCCATCGTCACAGATCATTGGTGAGGTGCACGAGGATGTGCAAACAAGGAAAAAGGATAAGGTTGACTATCGAAAGATGATCGGTCTGGTATGTATCAGCTCCACATACTCTCAGGTTAGTCACTCCTGCTTTGTGTCATTAATTGAACCCAAAAATATAACCGAGGCACTTAAGGATGAATtttgggtaaatgcaatgcacgAAGAACTTGAGCAATTTGTGCGCAACGATGTGTGGGATTTGGTACCGAGCCTCCCAAATACTAATGTTATTGGAACAAAATGGATTTTTAAGAATAAGACTGATGAATCTGGTAACATTTGTTAG